In Sphingobacterium thalpophilum, a genomic segment contains:
- a CDS encoding carboxypeptidase regulatory-like domain-containing protein produces the protein MKHIKLLTLSIGLLGMGKTYAQTTPTLPINTIVERVQKYFQVYPVEKVHLHFDKPYYAVGDTLWFSTYLSRNLAEYEPSKIAYVEVLNSRDSLIQTLKIPLDKGVGNGQIVLDPQFMSQDNYRFRAYTKWMANFDNAYFFNKVVPIGDVINKKLITNIEFQNNIGGNKTQAVIQFRDRTGKPMINSKINWEFVSGWETFDKGKAETDGLGKVTINLSAKEKANLEKGQLKISIQENKNEKPLSSSFLLKNALWDADVQFFPEGGDIIAGLAKKVAFKAIGSDGKGLKVKGSILDSKGKSVAEFADFGTGMGYFSLLPLAGENYQAVVKFENGQERKYKLPAVVNDKVNVVFVKQDATNAEFAVVTSEENFSKNPGQSYYVLVQSNGHLCFGAQVNLKSSSALVNIPKERLPNGIVQVTLLSPDGKPISERLAFVQSEKLLNIQVTSDKQSYKAKDLVNLKLAVDNNGQKFPGSYSVAVIDESKVPYNDQADLSIVSNFLLTSDLKGNVENPNSYFDEKNPNRDKALDALLMTQGYRRFDYPKLISEKLPQISFLPEQGIELSGILRMNTGRPYPNGGLLLTIPSRNIKKDVYTDQNGRFAFKDLVFPDSSKVTVNARSNDNYRSLVINMDQSFYPEIDKNNGYKSYFVPNIDQAFAPYLANSRKEYRKSILLDEVEVTAVVKKVITNKDFPSISGLSMPEHRIEPERLTGCNVLTMCLQTVLTGITYDPQTLKYYVSRDYNAGGRTPVQFFLNGMAIDEPGLNSINVADIEGIEIFLRDELGTVSRMYQNNGVVSIYTKKVEAKKPRMSLSEIESMLPKSNVIDMYPLGYIKERKFYVPKYDTPERKAANDLRTTIYWNPKVSITETGEAAIQFYNADGNGNYKVIVEGMDQTGNIGRKVINYGVQP, from the coding sequence ATGAAGCACATAAAACTATTGACTTTATCGATAGGACTGTTAGGAATGGGGAAGACTTATGCCCAGACTACACCTACGTTGCCTATTAATACGATCGTAGAACGAGTTCAGAAATATTTTCAGGTCTACCCAGTTGAAAAGGTACATTTACATTTCGATAAACCATATTATGCGGTGGGGGATACCCTTTGGTTTTCAACCTATTTATCCCGCAATTTGGCCGAATATGAGCCGAGTAAAATAGCTTATGTGGAAGTACTGAACAGTCGTGATTCCCTGATTCAGACACTAAAAATTCCATTGGATAAAGGGGTAGGAAATGGGCAGATTGTACTTGATCCTCAATTTATGTCGCAGGACAATTATCGATTTAGAGCTTACACAAAATGGATGGCCAACTTTGATAATGCCTACTTCTTTAATAAAGTGGTGCCAATCGGTGATGTAATCAATAAGAAATTGATTACAAACATTGAATTTCAAAATAACATTGGTGGTAATAAAACCCAAGCTGTCATACAGTTCCGCGATCGTACGGGAAAACCGATGATCAATTCAAAAATCAATTGGGAGTTTGTGTCGGGATGGGAAACCTTCGATAAGGGCAAAGCTGAGACCGATGGGCTGGGGAAAGTAACCATAAACCTGTCTGCAAAAGAAAAGGCAAATCTGGAGAAAGGACAACTGAAGATAAGCATTCAGGAAAATAAAAATGAAAAACCTTTGTCCAGTTCCTTCTTGCTCAAAAATGCTTTGTGGGATGCAGATGTGCAATTCTTTCCTGAAGGGGGTGATATTATCGCTGGATTGGCCAAAAAAGTTGCATTTAAAGCCATTGGATCCGATGGTAAGGGGCTAAAGGTAAAAGGTAGTATTTTGGATTCAAAGGGCAAGTCGGTAGCGGAGTTTGCAGACTTTGGAACTGGAATGGGCTATTTTTCTCTACTGCCCCTCGCAGGAGAAAATTATCAAGCTGTTGTGAAGTTTGAGAATGGACAGGAGCGCAAATACAAATTGCCGGCTGTTGTCAATGACAAGGTAAATGTTGTTTTTGTAAAACAGGATGCTACGAATGCGGAGTTTGCCGTGGTAACTAGCGAGGAGAATTTTTCAAAGAACCCGGGGCAATCTTATTATGTTTTGGTTCAGTCGAATGGCCATCTCTGTTTTGGCGCGCAGGTGAATTTGAAATCTTCATCCGCATTGGTCAATATTCCGAAAGAGCGTTTGCCAAATGGTATTGTCCAGGTAACCTTATTGAGTCCGGACGGAAAACCTATCAGTGAACGCTTGGCATTTGTTCAAAGCGAAAAGCTTTTAAATATTCAGGTTACCAGCGATAAGCAAAGCTATAAGGCTAAAGACTTGGTCAATCTTAAACTTGCTGTAGACAACAATGGGCAGAAGTTCCCCGGAAGCTATTCAGTCGCTGTAATAGACGAATCCAAAGTTCCCTATAATGATCAGGCAGATCTATCGATTGTGAGCAACTTTCTGTTGACTTCGGACCTCAAAGGAAATGTAGAAAACCCAAATTCATATTTCGATGAAAAGAATCCCAATCGGGATAAAGCGCTGGATGCACTTTTAATGACACAGGGATACCGTCGATTTGACTACCCGAAACTTATATCGGAGAAGTTGCCACAGATCAGTTTTCTTCCCGAGCAAGGAATTGAATTATCCGGTATACTTCGGATGAATACTGGACGCCCTTATCCAAACGGTGGATTACTTTTGACGATACCTTCCCGCAACATTAAGAAGGATGTGTATACAGATCAAAATGGACGTTTCGCCTTTAAGGATCTTGTGTTCCCGGATTCGTCCAAAGTAACGGTTAATGCCCGATCGAATGACAATTACCGAAGCTTGGTTATCAATATGGACCAGAGCTTTTACCCCGAGATCGATAAGAATAATGGCTATAAGAGTTATTTTGTACCTAATATAGACCAGGCTTTTGCTCCTTATTTGGCGAATAGCCGAAAAGAGTATCGAAAATCGATTCTCTTGGATGAGGTCGAAGTGACGGCTGTAGTGAAGAAAGTAATCACCAATAAAGATTTCCCTTCTATTTCGGGACTGTCCATGCCGGAACACCGTATTGAACCCGAACGTTTGACCGGTTGTAACGTGTTGACTATGTGTCTTCAAACGGTATTGACGGGCATTACTTATGATCCGCAGACATTGAAATATTATGTTTCCCGCGATTATAATGCGGGGGGACGCACGCCTGTTCAGTTCTTTCTGAACGGTATGGCTATTGATGAGCCTGGATTGAACAGCATCAATGTCGCGGATATCGAAGGAATCGAAATCTTCTTACGTGATGAATTGGGAACAGTCTCCAGAATGTATCAAAATAATGGTGTTGTGTCCATTTATACGAAAAAAGTGGAAGCGAAGAAGCCGCGAATGTCATTGAGTGAAATTGAGAGCATGTTGCCAAAATCAAATGTAATCGATATGTATCCTTTGGGCTATATTAAAGAACGCAAATTCTATGTTCCAAAATATGATACGCCGGAAAGAAAGGCTGCAAACGATTTGAGAACGACCATTTACTGGAATCCGAAAGTTTCGATCACAGAGACCGGGGAGGCGGCTATTCAGTTTTATAATGCCGACGGAAATGGAAATTACAAGGTAATCGTCGAGGGAATGGATCAAACCGGGAATATCGGCCGTAAGGTAATAAACTACGGTGTTCAGCCTTAA
- the ccoG gene encoding cytochrome c oxidase accessory protein CcoG, with amino-acid sequence MSTVVVNNANNGGSKSKKRQWIYAKKPQGELYKKRQWVGYSLLLFLFVVPFIKINGEPFLMFNIIERKFSILGNLFYPQDLYIFVFGMLIVMVCVVLFTVVFGRVWCGWTCPQTIFLELIFRRIEYWIEGDWQQQKKLDAGPNTDQKQLKKFLKHGIFLIISFFISNIFLSYIIGVDALMKIITDPLDQHIGGLISIIIFTLVFYGVFAYVREIVCIAICPYGRLQGVLLDDQSITVAYDHRRGEPRGKQQKDATATQGDCVDCKLCVHVCPTGIDIRNGLQLECVSCTACIDACDAVMDKIGKPKKLIGFYPMGEVEGTLKKKSNTRAIAYSIVLVALMSVFSFLLFNRSQVDGRLLRAKGSTYQLRDDKTISNLYSLELINKSGKEMPFKLVCDDPRLKIQLVNPIQKLSKDGHATLSFFLIIANKDVETYKSNIKLAIYSGDKKVESLKTTFIAPPGMN; translated from the coding sequence ATGAGTACAGTAGTCGTGAATAATGCCAATAACGGTGGATCTAAGTCAAAAAAAAGACAATGGATTTATGCCAAAAAACCGCAGGGAGAGCTTTACAAAAAGAGACAGTGGGTTGGGTATTCACTACTGCTGTTCTTGTTTGTAGTTCCTTTTATCAAAATAAATGGTGAACCGTTTCTCATGTTCAACATTATTGAGCGGAAGTTTTCCATCTTAGGAAATCTGTTCTATCCACAGGATCTCTACATATTCGTATTCGGCATGTTAATCGTGATGGTATGTGTGGTTTTGTTTACTGTTGTCTTTGGACGGGTATGGTGCGGATGGACTTGCCCCCAGACCATTTTTTTGGAATTAATATTTAGACGAATTGAATATTGGATCGAAGGTGATTGGCAACAACAAAAGAAATTGGATGCTGGACCCAATACGGATCAAAAACAATTGAAAAAGTTTTTGAAACATGGTATATTCCTGATCATATCATTTTTCATTTCAAATATCTTTTTGTCTTATATCATCGGTGTTGATGCGTTGATGAAGATTATCACTGATCCATTGGACCAACATATCGGTGGATTGATATCAATCATCATCTTTACATTGGTTTTCTATGGCGTATTTGCGTACGTCAGGGAGATTGTATGTATTGCAATTTGCCCTTATGGCAGATTGCAGGGCGTACTCCTCGATGACCAAAGTATCACTGTTGCATATGATCATAGACGTGGAGAGCCAAGAGGAAAACAGCAAAAGGATGCAACGGCGACGCAGGGAGATTGTGTAGACTGCAAACTATGTGTACATGTATGCCCCACAGGAATTGATATTCGAAATGGTCTGCAATTAGAATGTGTAAGCTGTACGGCCTGTATTGATGCCTGTGATGCTGTCATGGACAAAATTGGAAAGCCTAAAAAGTTAATTGGCTTTTATCCAATGGGTGAGGTTGAAGGAACACTGAAGAAAAAAAGCAATACGAGGGCAATTGCCTATTCTATCGTGTTGGTTGCATTAATGTCGGTCTTTAGTTTTCTGTTGTTCAATCGTTCTCAGGTGGATGGAAGATTGCTTCGGGCAAAGGGAAGTACCTACCAACTTCGCGATGATAAGACAATAAGCAACCTGTATTCTTTGGAATTGATTAATAAGTCTGGTAAAGAAATGCCTTTTAAATTGGTCTGTGATGATCCGCGTTTAAAGATTCAACTGGTCAATCCTATTCAAAAATTGAGTAAAGATGGGCATGCGACACTGAGCTTTTTTCTAATTATCGCGAATAAGGATGTTGAGACCTATAAAAGTAATATAAAATTAGCTATCTATTCGGGAGATAAGAAAGTGGAAAGTTTAAAAACCACTTTTATTGCGCCTCCGGGTATGAATTAA
- the cls gene encoding cardiolipin synthase, with the protein MEVLHHILQIALEYYWIPLLILYIGVIGTILIENRNPSKTIAWIMVIVFLPVVGLLSYYFFGQKFKKVKRMKRVYREQSKKLLDAWRKESEIMEEHIDTLNERIGSLAMVYRYLKNQKISPFSLNNDVTLFINGEEKFPVLIDRLKAAQHSIHMEYYIWEMDEIGQEILHILEEKAKAGVNVRLILDSFGAPDVIKYLRRHKPDFVFQAFLPVTFSSLANSNYRNHRKIAVIDGKIGFVGGINISDRYINNGKNEVYWRDTAMMVVGAAVNTLQIQFWNSWNQTDGESFELGRGYLNRFPLTDEDASGVGFTASDPGSPAPFNMEAIIAGINEAKEYVQLCTPYFIPSDQLTTALMLAVSLGVRVDLMLPAQSDSFFVQHASFSFIKPLLERGVNVYLYTKGFLHAKTICIDGKLAYIGTTNLDIRSFYINFEISGIVSDKALCDRLNAQFLADIEVSDLITIRKWMQRSRWKRGVDSICRLLAPLL; encoded by the coding sequence ATGGAGGTACTTCATCATATTTTACAGATTGCATTAGAATATTATTGGATTCCCTTACTCATCCTTTATATTGGTGTAATAGGGACGATTTTGATCGAAAACCGTAATCCTTCCAAGACCATTGCCTGGATTATGGTCATTGTTTTCTTACCTGTCGTCGGTTTGCTCAGTTACTATTTCTTTGGTCAGAAGTTTAAGAAGGTCAAAAGGATGAAACGCGTGTATCGCGAGCAGTCCAAAAAGCTACTGGATGCCTGGCGTAAGGAATCCGAAATTATGGAGGAACATATTGATACGTTAAATGAGCGGATCGGTAGTTTGGCCATGGTATACCGCTACCTTAAAAATCAGAAGATCTCTCCATTCTCCCTCAACAACGATGTAACCCTGTTTATCAATGGGGAAGAAAAGTTTCCGGTACTTATTGATCGTCTTAAAGCTGCGCAGCATTCCATTCACATGGAATATTATATTTGGGAAATGGATGAAATAGGGCAGGAGATCTTACATATTCTAGAAGAAAAAGCAAAAGCTGGGGTCAACGTACGTCTGATATTGGATAGTTTTGGTGCTCCAGATGTAATTAAATATTTACGGCGGCATAAACCCGATTTTGTGTTTCAAGCTTTTCTTCCAGTAACCTTTAGTTCCTTGGCGAATAGCAACTACCGAAATCACCGCAAGATAGCGGTGATCGATGGGAAAATAGGTTTTGTCGGCGGAATCAATATTTCAGATCGGTATATCAATAATGGAAAAAATGAGGTTTATTGGCGGGATACAGCTATGATGGTTGTCGGCGCGGCTGTAAATACGTTGCAAATCCAGTTTTGGAACAGCTGGAACCAGACAGATGGGGAATCGTTTGAATTGGGCCGAGGTTATTTAAACCGATTTCCCCTTACCGATGAAGATGCGAGTGGAGTAGGATTTACAGCCAGTGATCCTGGATCGCCAGCGCCTTTCAATATGGAAGCAATTATTGCCGGTATCAACGAAGCAAAAGAATATGTACAGTTGTGTACGCCATATTTTATTCCCAGCGATCAATTGACGACCGCTTTAATGCTCGCGGTATCTTTAGGAGTGCGTGTGGACTTGATGTTGCCGGCCCAGTCTGATTCGTTTTTTGTACAGCATGCCTCATTCTCGTTTATAAAACCACTGTTGGAAAGAGGAGTCAACGTATACCTTTATACAAAGGGATTTCTGCATGCCAAAACCATCTGTATTGATGGGAAGCTTGCCTATATCGGTACGACAAACTTAGATATCAGAAGTTTTTACATCAATTTTGAAATCTCGGGAATTGTCTCGGATAAAGCGCTTTGCGACCGTCTTAATGCGCAATTTTTGGCTGATATTGAAGTCTCAGATCTGATTACAATCCGAAAATGGATGCAACGAAGCCGCTGGAAAAGAGGAGTTGATTCCATCTGTAGGCTTTTGGCTCCATTGCTTTAA
- a CDS encoding FixH family protein encodes MNWGTKIFLTLAVFMLCIVGAGIYMVSHDSDSLEEDDYYEQGLNYDQAYDKKQNVLIMKESPTIEIRQDTMYIHFVSKVNKGKLLFRKPSDNRLDKELPFQTTSNLYTLPISTFDKGMWNLYIDWKSVGKDFLFEEHILF; translated from the coding sequence ATGAATTGGGGTACAAAGATTTTTTTAACCTTGGCGGTATTTATGTTGTGTATAGTCGGAGCAGGAATATACATGGTAAGTCACGATTCGGATAGTCTGGAAGAAGATGACTATTACGAGCAGGGACTGAATTATGATCAAGCTTACGATAAAAAGCAAAATGTATTGATTATGAAGGAATCACCGACAATAGAAATCAGGCAAGATACCATGTATATCCATTTTGTCTCCAAAGTAAATAAAGGGAAATTGCTGTTTCGAAAACCTTCGGATAACCGATTGGATAAAGAATTACCATTTCAGACAACCAGTAATTTATATACACTGCCCATTTCCACGTTCGATAAAGGAATGTGGAATTTGTATATTGACTGGAAGAGTGTAGGTAAAGATTTTTTGTTTGAAGAGCATATTTTATTCTAG
- a CDS encoding cbb3-type cytochrome c oxidase N-terminal domain-containing protein, translated as MSLLLDTAPATAEVVQSTIGFGTDNLYTDILIVVLIVVMLALLASALMVNRAMKSIIKITMPELAKEEKLKKAANKGWMKRSWNKIMGIRPISEEKDIVIDHEYDGIRELDNPIPIWFNFLFYGTIFFGLVYLFVYQVSGIGMNQDQEYEHEMVVAEKERQAYLTASASNVDESSVEFQPEMAADGKAIFTANCVACHGGSGEGGIGPNLTDKFWLHGGEIKDIFKTIKYGVPDKGMVPWEQTLSPAQIAQVASYIITLRDTHPANPKAPQGEEVTYGGGQAASGEKAADESKAEQAETEKKAE; from the coding sequence ATGAGTTTATTATTGGATACTGCACCAGCTACCGCAGAAGTTGTTCAATCTACGATAGGATTCGGTACAGATAATTTATACACAGATATCTTAATTGTTGTATTGATCGTTGTGATGCTGGCTCTTCTCGCTTCGGCATTGATGGTCAATCGCGCGATGAAATCCATCATTAAGATTACCATGCCTGAATTGGCCAAGGAGGAAAAACTCAAAAAGGCGGCGAATAAGGGCTGGATGAAAAGGTCGTGGAACAAGATCATGGGGATCAGACCGATTTCAGAAGAAAAGGATATTGTCATAGACCATGAGTATGATGGTATCCGCGAATTGGATAATCCGATTCCGATCTGGTTTAATTTCCTTTTTTATGGAACGATTTTTTTCGGCCTTGTTTACTTATTTGTTTATCAGGTGTCGGGCATCGGAATGAACCAAGACCAGGAGTATGAACATGAGATGGTCGTTGCCGAGAAAGAGCGTCAGGCTTATCTTACTGCTTCTGCGAGCAATGTAGACGAAAGTAGCGTGGAGTTTCAGCCGGAAATGGCAGCTGATGGAAAAGCGATCTTTACCGCAAACTGTGTCGCTTGTCACGGTGGTAGTGGCGAGGGAGGCATCGGACCTAACTTGACCGATAAGTTTTGGCTGCATGGTGGCGAGATTAAAGATATCTTCAAAACCATTAAGTATGGTGTTCCTGATAAAGGAATGGTGCCATGGGAACAAACTTTAAGTCCTGCACAAATCGCACAGGTTGCCAGTTATATTATTACCTTAAGGGATACACACCCTGCTAATCCAAAAGCTCCGCAAGGTGAAGAGGTAACCTATGGCGGTGGCCAGGCTGCAAGCGGAGAGAAGGCGGCGGATGAGAGCAAAGCCGAACAGGCTGAAACAGAAAAAAAAGCAGAGTAA
- the ccoN gene encoding cytochrome-c oxidase, cbb3-type subunit I, translating to MQLEQFNYDNKIVRNFGIATIIWGIVGMTIGLLVATQLVWPQMNFGLQFTTFGRVRPVHTNAVIFAFVGNGIFMGVYYSLQRVLKARMFSDALSKLHFWGWQLIIVASAITLPLGLTSSHEYAEMEWPIDIAITFIWVVFGINMFGTIIKRRERHMYVAVWFYIATFVTVAVLHIVNSIQLPVAGWKSYYVYKGVQDALVQWWYGHNAVAFFLTTPYLGMMYYFLPKMANRPVYSYKLSILHFWSLIFIYIWAGPHHLLYTALPGWVQSLGVVFSIMLIAPSWGGMINGLLTLRGAWDKVRTEPMLKFMVVALTCYGMATFEGPMLSLKQVNAIAHFTDWIVAHVHVGALGWNGFMTFGILYWLIPRIYKTELYSKKLASTHFWIGTLGILFYAIPMYWAAVVQGLMWKEFTPEGVLKYPNFLATTLEILPMHMMRALGGALYLSGVFLMTFNLIKTMQKGKLLANEPAEAPALLPVQVNEQSQHRRLERKPILFMVLALIAILIGGMVEMVPTFTISKNVPTIASVKPYTALELQGRDLYVREGCVNCHTQTIRPFRSETARYGEYSKAGEFVYDTPFLWGSKRTGPDLHRIGGKYPNKWHFDHLLDPTITSPGSIMPTYPWLIDQKLDNSILQDKMKALRKLGIPYTDAEIEHAEQDLTKQAQKIADDLKQNQVNVLADREIVAVIAYLQRLGTDIKAAPKVADNVNANQ from the coding sequence ATGCAGTTAGAGCAATTTAATTACGACAACAAGATTGTCAGGAATTTCGGAATCGCTACCATTATTTGGGGAATAGTTGGTATGACCATAGGATTGCTTGTGGCGACGCAGCTTGTTTGGCCCCAAATGAACTTCGGATTGCAATTTACTACATTTGGCCGTGTACGTCCTGTGCATACCAATGCGGTGATTTTTGCTTTCGTAGGTAATGGTATTTTTATGGGAGTGTATTACTCCTTACAGCGGGTGCTTAAAGCAAGAATGTTCAGTGATGCTTTGAGTAAGCTCCATTTTTGGGGTTGGCAATTAATTATTGTTGCCTCGGCTATTACACTCCCACTCGGTCTTACTTCAAGCCATGAGTATGCCGAAATGGAATGGCCTATTGATATCGCCATTACCTTCATTTGGGTGGTATTTGGAATCAATATGTTCGGTACTATTATCAAACGACGCGAACGTCATATGTATGTCGCAGTTTGGTTCTATATTGCCACATTTGTTACAGTAGCGGTATTGCATATTGTTAACTCCATCCAATTACCTGTAGCTGGATGGAAAAGCTATTATGTCTACAAAGGCGTACAGGATGCGCTGGTACAATGGTGGTATGGTCACAATGCAGTTGCTTTTTTCTTGACAACTCCTTATTTGGGAATGATGTATTATTTCCTTCCTAAGATGGCCAACCGTCCAGTTTACTCTTACAAGTTAAGTATTCTTCACTTTTGGTCTTTAATCTTTATTTATATCTGGGCAGGTCCTCACCATTTGCTCTATACGGCGCTACCTGGTTGGGTACAGTCTTTAGGGGTTGTATTCTCCATTATGTTGATTGCTCCGAGCTGGGGCGGTATGATCAATGGCTTGTTGACCTTACGTGGTGCCTGGGATAAGGTACGGACAGAGCCTATGTTAAAATTCATGGTCGTGGCCCTTACTTGTTATGGTATGGCGACTTTCGAAGGCCCTATGCTATCTTTAAAGCAGGTGAATGCAATTGCTCACTTTACCGACTGGATCGTAGCACACGTACACGTAGGTGCATTGGGATGGAACGGCTTTATGACATTCGGTATTCTGTACTGGTTGATACCACGTATTTATAAAACGGAGTTATATTCTAAAAAGTTGGCATCAACGCACTTTTGGATAGGTACCTTAGGTATTTTGTTCTATGCTATCCCGATGTATTGGGCAGCTGTAGTACAAGGCTTGATGTGGAAAGAATTTACACCGGAAGGAGTCTTGAAATATCCAAACTTCCTTGCGACAACATTGGAAATTTTGCCAATGCACATGATGCGTGCACTAGGTGGCGCACTTTATCTATCGGGCGTGTTCCTGATGACGTTCAACTTGATCAAAACTATGCAAAAAGGGAAGCTTTTGGCCAATGAGCCTGCAGAAGCTCCTGCATTATTGCCGGTTCAAGTAAACGAACAGTCTCAACACCGCCGCCTTGAACGTAAGCCAATTTTATTTATGGTACTGGCTCTTATTGCGATCCTCATCGGGGGTATGGTGGAGATGGTGCCGACTTTTACAATTTCTAAAAACGTTCCAACGATTGCGAGTGTAAAACCTTATACAGCATTGGAACTGCAGGGAAGGGATCTCTACGTGAGAGAAGGTTGTGTAAACTGTCACACGCAAACTATTCGTCCATTTAGATCCGAAACTGCCCGTTACGGAGAGTATAGTAAGGCGGGAGAGTTTGTTTACGATACACCGTTTTTATGGGGTTCGAAGCGGACGGGACCAGATCTGCATCGAATCGGTGGAAAATACCCAAATAAATGGCACTTTGATCACCTGTTGGATCCGACGATTACCTCGCCAGGAAGTATTATGCCAACATATCCTTGGTTGATCGATCAGAAGCTAGATAATTCTATTCTGCAAGATAAAATGAAAGCGTTACGGAAATTGGGAATTCCCTATACCGATGCGGAAATTGAACATGCTGAGCAGGATCTTACCAAACAGGCACAAAAAATTGCTGATGATCTAAAACAAAATCAAGTGAATGTGTTAGCTGACCGTGAGATTGTAGCTGTAATTGCATACTTACAGCGATTAGGAACAGATATAAAAGCAGCTCCAAAAGTAGCTGATAATGTTAACGCAAATCAATAA
- a CDS encoding sulfite exporter TauE/SafE family protein, whose protein sequence is MSYTYFAFFMGLFGSIHCAVMCGPLIFAIEGRQGFGWNVFLNKILYQSGRVLTYGCLGLLLGTIGTFAQIQGWQRSLSWATGIILIGIALFQLIGKHNRKIASWQTKAVQPIVRLLSKWLYKPGGSFIAGVLNGLLPCGMVYMALMSSINADSPQQSFFFMLCFGLGTIPLLFAFSFLGNFSRSFKIGFSKWVPFLYFLLGIWFILRGANLDIPYLSPFIHVDGAINCV, encoded by the coding sequence ATGAGTTATACCTATTTTGCATTTTTCATGGGATTGTTTGGAAGCATACATTGTGCGGTAATGTGTGGTCCATTAATTTTTGCTATTGAAGGAAGGCAGGGTTTTGGTTGGAACGTTTTTTTAAATAAAATACTGTATCAATCCGGCAGGGTACTGACTTATGGTTGTTTAGGACTTTTACTCGGTACGATCGGAACATTTGCGCAGATTCAAGGTTGGCAGCGAAGTTTGAGCTGGGCCACAGGTATTATTCTGATCGGAATTGCTTTATTCCAGCTTATTGGTAAGCATAATCGGAAAATCGCTAGCTGGCAGACGAAGGCTGTGCAGCCAATTGTACGCTTATTGTCGAAATGGCTCTATAAACCGGGGGGGAGTTTTATTGCTGGCGTACTGAATGGCTTATTGCCCTGTGGTATGGTCTACATGGCACTCATGTCGTCCATAAATGCAGACAGTCCACAGCAAAGTTTCTTTTTTATGTTGTGTTTTGGCTTAGGAACTATCCCGCTATTGTTTGCGTTTTCTTTTCTGGGAAATTTCTCCAGATCTTTCAAAATCGGATTTTCGAAATGGGTTCCCTTTCTCTATTTCTTATTGGGAATTTGGTTTATACTCCGGGGTGCCAATTTAGACATTCCTTATTTAAGTCCATTCATTCATGTCGATGGTGCAATAAACTGTGTTTAA